In Gracilinanus agilis isolate LMUSP501 chromosome 1, AgileGrace, whole genome shotgun sequence, the sequence aagcagtgtggaaagtcTTTTAGTCGGCAGTCCCTTCTTGCTCTACATCGgaaaatccacactggggagaaacctcacgaatgcaagcagtgtggaaaggcatttaGTCGGAGCTACAATCTTGCTGTACATCTGAGAATCCacagtggggagaaaccttatgaatgtaagcaatgtggaaagacatttagttTCAGCTCCAGTCTTGTTcaacatcagagagtccacactggggagaaacctcatgaatgcaagcaatgtggaagaACATTTAGTTGTAGGTCAAGTCTTGCTAAACATCacagaatccacactggggagaaaccttatgaatgtaagaaATGCGGAAAGACATTTAGTTGCAGTTCTCCTCTTGCTGTACATCTGAGGATCCACACTGggaagaaaccttatgaatgcaagcaatgtggaaaaacattcaCTTGTAGCtcccatcttgctgtacatctgagaatccacactggagagaaaccttatgaatgcaagcagtgtgaaAAAACATTCAGTTTCAGCTCCAGttttgctaaacatcagagaatccacactggggagaaaccttataaatgcaagCAGTGTGAAAAAACATTCAGTTTCAGCTCCAGTCTttctaaacatcagagaatccacagtggtgttaagccttatgaatgcaaacagtgtggaaaagCATTCACTTGGAGGTCTCTTCTTGATGGACAtctgagaatccacactggggaaaaaCCTCATGAATGCAAGgagtgtggaaaggcattcagtcaGAGATCTCATCTCGCTGTACATCTGGGAATTCACACGGGGGAGAAACCtcatgaatgcaagcagtgtggaaaagCATTCAGTCGGAGCTcccatcttgctgcacatcagagagtccacactggggagaaacctcatgaatgcaagcagtgtggaaaggcattcagttgCAGCTCCtatcttgctaaacatcagagaatccacactggggagaaaccttatgaatgtaagcaatgtggaaagacattcagttgcAGCTCAAATCTTGCTGGACATCTGAGGATCCACACTGggaagaaaccttatgaatgcgagcaatgtggaaagacattcagtagGAATTTCAATCTTGCTGAACATCacagaatccacactggagagaaacctcatgaatgCAAACAATGCGGAAAGACATTCAGTTGCAGCTCAAATCTTGCTGGACATCTAAGGATCCACAGTggaaagaaaccttatgaatgtgagCAATGTGGAAAGGAATTCAGTCAGCATTCTCATCTTACTATACAtctgagaatccacactggggagaaacctcatgaatgcaaacaatgtggaaacACATTTAGTTGTAAGTCAagtcttgctaaacatcagagaatccacactggtgagaaaccttatgagtgcaaGCAATGTGGGAAGACATTCAGTTGCAGCTCCCATCTGGCTGTACATCTgaggatccacactggagagaaaccttatgaatgcaagcaatgtggaaagacattcactaGTAACTCCATTCTTACTGAACATCAG encodes:
- the LOC123232585 gene encoding zinc finger protein 420-like, with product MEELQQIDSLGIFSCLYREPGVPEMAFERDRLPAQRVHTGEKPHECKQCGRTFSCRSSLAKHHRIHTGEKPYECKKCGKTFSCSSPLAVHLRIHTGKKPYECKQCGKTFTCSSHLAVHLRIHTGEKPYECKQCEKTFSFSSSFAKHQRIHTGEKPYKCKQCEKTFSFSSTFSRSSHLAAHQRVHTGEKPHECKQCGKAFSCSSYLAKHQRIHTGEKPYECKQCGKTFSCSSNLAGHLRIHTGKKPYECEQCGKTFSRNFNLAEHHRIHTGEKPHECKQCGKTFSCSSNLAGHLRIHSGKKPYECEQCGKEFSQHSHLTIHLRIHTGEKPHECKQCGNTFSCKSSLAKHQRIHTGEKPYECKQCGKTFSCSSHLAVHLRIHTGEKPYECKQCGKTFTSNSILTEHQRTHTGEKPHECKQCGKAFSCRSSLARHQRIHTGEKPYGCNECGRSFSCSSDLGKHQRIHTGEKPH